One part of the Arabidopsis thaliana chromosome 1 sequence genome encodes these proteins:
- a CDS encoding zinc ion binding/nucleic acid binding/hydrolase (zinc ion binding;nucleic acid binding;hydrolases, acting on acid anhydrides, in phosphorus-containing anhydrides; FUNCTIONS IN: hydrolase activity, acting on acid anhydrides, in phosphorus-containing anhydrides, zinc ion binding, nucleic acid binding; INVOLVED IN: biological_process unknown; LOCATED IN: mitochondrion; EXPRESSED IN: 24 plant structures; EXPRESSED DURING: 15 growth stages; CONTAINS InterPro DOMAIN/s: HIP116, Rad5p N-terminal (InterPro:IPR014905); Has 572 Blast hits to 551 proteins in 242 species: Archae - 0; Bacteria - 261; Metazoa - 71; Fungi - 95; Plants - 95; Viruses - 0; Other Eukaryotes - 50 (source: NCBI BLink).), whose amino-acid sequence MLTGRESLLRLIGKRRRFLPNRHLLLSAHTPNSLNLEFNDYGNLVSLAGDDCRLSEDPTSSDDPSKFSDDLSLSTRKKRRLTQTTLLQSSFLSVPKQLEDGLVICTQQKSILDSETFEFSLVQRSEPSESICCKVEDGSCSPSREESLKTVTLDEDNGEAIETFIVGRKFSDVQDLEIGGDIFLLRHPENVKDRNAIKVISGDSEMLGYLPKDISQCLSPLIDDYDLKFEGTITSVPKKSSEAVLIKVVCHKMRSDGWKECELYGDFKPLWEKVLQVVEHQMQFPPKTTRYQLNFNVLLQEVLRSCSHLFTADEKAFLESFPTLSEDSQRLFIRLYTRKGPWFRLSNISYPEVTDSLQALKDLTVRGFMSSVKDANELDNQKMKEITELLNVTELRDILSMNKVFSRTSRKRDLINSLCSCYNDGTRINLATVILERTGLCAKVSSTAESLIWRVERLFFLNGEQDLSSFVLLDLGIIKYPTYKCIDSEQIFSNRTKLLAYEEAIEVAQLMDESLDNEDPQTVLKCIIIAETRISSSSLDSAHAAAFNRFTAPWVNSKVVLLGVSFFENQKRYNRAVYLLRRLLSCFNCDGRRGYWTVRLSTDLEHMGRPNESLTVAEQGLLDPWVRAGSRVALQRRILRLAKPPRRWKTPTFSNLVDNKIPEVTIQGRSLNCEVGIKNRFYGEDGEQCGVEQLALQYYSGEGGGWQGIHTESSIWLTIFGLLMWDILFSDVPGVFQTRFQVNETQ is encoded by the exons ATGCTCACCGGACGGGAGAGTTTGCTCCGGTTGATTGGAAAGCGCCGGCGATTTCTCCCCAATCGCCACCTTCTTCTCTCCGCTCATACTCCG AATTCGTTAAATCTCGAGTTCAACGACTATGGCAATCTTGTCTCATTAGCCGGAGATGATTGTCGTTTATCAGAGGATCCGACTTCTTCAGATGACCCGAGTAAATTCTCTG ATGATTTGAGTTTATCCACGAGGAAGAAACGGAGATTAACTCAGACCACTCTTCTTCAGTCAAGTTTCTTGTCAGTGCCAAAACAATTAGAAGATGGTCTTGTAATTTGTACTCAGCAGAAATCGATACTCGATTCTGAAACTTTTGAATTCAGTTTGGTGCAAAGAAGTGAGCCTAGTGAGTCTATTTGCTGCAAGGTTGAAGATGGTTCATGTTCTCCAAGTAGGGAGGAGAGTTTGAAAACTGTGACTTTAGATGAAGACAATGGTGAGGCTATTGAAACCTTTATAGTTGGTAGGAAGTTCAGTGATGTTCAGGATTTAGAAATTGGGGgtgacatttttcttttgagacATCCTGAGAATGTCAAAGATCGAAACGCTAtaaag GTTATTTCTGGAGACTCTGAAATGCTTGGGTATCTACCTAAAGATATATCCCAGTGCTTGTCCCCGCTGATCGATGACTATGACCTTAAGTTTGAG GGAACGATAACATCTGTTCCGAAGAAATCTTCTGAAGCTGTTCTGATCAAGGTTGTTTGTCACAAGATGAGATCTGATGGTTGGAAGGAATGTGAATTGTATGGAGATTTTAAACCTCTTTGGGAGAAAGTTCTTCAGGTTGTTGAGCATCAGATGCAATTTCCGCCTAAAACAACAAGATATCAGTTGAACTTCAACGTATTACTACAAGAAGTTCTAAGAAGCTGCTCTCACTTATTCACAGCCGATGAAAAGGCATTCTTGG AATCTTTCCCCACACTTTCAGAGGATAGCCAGAGACTTTTCATCCGGCTTTACACACGAAAAG GACCTTGGTTTAGGCTATCAAATATATCATACCCTGAGGTGACTGATTCTCTTCAAGCCCTGAAGGATCTGACAG TCAGGGGATTTATGAGTTCAGTGAAGGACGCAAATGAACTCGATAACCAAAAGATGAAGGAAATCACAGAGTTGCTTAACGTCACTGAACTTCGTGATATCTTATCTATGAACAAG GTGTTCAGTCGCAcctcaagaaagagagacctTATtaattctctttgttcttgttaCAATGATGGAACGAG aaTAAATCTAGCAACAGTAATTCTAGAAAGAACAGGACTATGTGCTAAGGTATCAAGTACAGCAGAATCTCTCATATGGCGCGTTGAG AGGCTTTTCTTCCTCAATGGGGAGCAAGATCTATCGTCTTTTGTTCTGCTGGATCTTGGTATTATCAAATACCCAACTTACAAATGCATTGACTCAGAGCAAATATTCTCGAATCGGACCAAGCTTTTAGCATATGAAGAG GCCATTGAAGTGGCTCAGTTGATGGATGAGTCTCTTGACAATGAGGATCCTCAGACAGTGTTGAAATGCATTATAATTGCTGAAACCCGCATATCCAGTTCCTCTTTGGATTCTGCTCACGCTGCTGCATTTAATCGCTTTACAGCTCCATGGGTTAACTCAAAGGTGGTTCTCTTAGgagtttccttttttgagAACCAGAAGAG gTACAACCGAGCAGTTTATCTACTGAGGCGATTGCTCAGCTGTTTTAATTGTGATGGGAGACGAGGATACTGGACAGTCAGGTTATCAACGGATTTGGAGCACATGGGACGTCCAAATGAGAGTCTTACAGTTGCAGAGCAGGGACTATTGGATCCTTGGGTGCGTGCTGGTTCAAGGGTAGCTTTGCAAAGGCGGATTCTTCGTTTGGCAAAACCTCCAAGACGCTGGAAAACTCCCACTTTTTCAAATCTCGTCGACAACAAGATCCCCGAG GTTACTATTCAAGGGAGATCACTGAACTGTGAAGTTGGCATAAAAAATAGGTTTTatggagaagatggagaaCAATGTGGAGTGGAGCAGCTCGCATTGCAGTATTACAgtggagaaggaggaggatgGCAAGGAATTCATACAGAGAGTAGTATCTGGTTAACGATTTTCGGGCTTCTCATGTGGGATATTCTATTTTCCGATGTCCCTGGCGTTTTCCAAACCCGATTCCAGGTGAATGAAACTCAATAG
- a CDS encoding zinc ion binding/nucleic acid binding/hydrolase (zinc ion binding;nucleic acid binding;hydrolases, acting on acid anhydrides, in phosphorus-containing anhydrides; FUNCTIONS IN: hydrolase activity, acting on acid anhydrides, in phosphorus-containing anhydrides, zinc ion binding, nucleic acid binding; INVOLVED IN: biological_process unknown; LOCATED IN: mitochondrion; EXPRESSED IN: 24 plant structures; EXPRESSED DURING: 15 growth stages; CONTAINS InterPro DOMAIN/s: HIP116, Rad5p N-terminal (InterPro:IPR014905), VRR-NUC (InterPro:IPR014883); Has 30201 Blast hits to 17322 proteins in 780 species: Archae - 12; Bacteria - 1396; Metazoa - 17338; Fungi - 3422; Plants - 5037; Viruses - 0; Other Eukaryotes - 2996 (source: NCBI BLink).), which produces MLTGRESLLRLIGKRRRFLPNRHLLLSAHTPNSLNLEFNDYGNLVSLAGDDCRLSEDPTSSDDPSKFSDDLSLSTRKKRRLTQTTLLQSSFLSVPKQLEDGLVICTQQKSILDSETFEFSLVQRSEPSESICCKVEDGSCSPSREESLKTVTLDEDNGEAIETFIVGRKFSDVQDLEIGGDIFLLRHPENVKDRNAIKVISGDSEMLGYLPKDISQCLSPLIDDYDLKFEGTITSVPKKSSEAVLIKVVCHKMRSDGWKECELYGDFKPLWEKVLQVVEHQMQFPPKTTRYQLNFNVLLQEVLRSCSHLFTADEKAFLESFPTLSEDSQRLFIRLYTRKGPWFRLSNISYPEVTDSLQALKDLTVRGFMSSVKDANELDNQKMKEITELLNVTELRDILSMNKVFSRTSRKRDLINSLCSCYNDGTRINLATVILERTGLCAKVSSTAESLIWRVERLFFLNGEQDLSSFVLLDLGIIKYPTYKCIDSEQIFSNRTKLLAYEEAIEVAQLMDESLDNEDPQTVLKCIIIAETRISSSSLDSAHAAAFNRFTAPWVNSKVVLLGVSFFENQKRYNRAVYLLRRLLSCFNCDGRRGYWTVRLSTDLEHMGRPNESLTVAEQGLLDPWVRAGSRVALQRRILRLAKPPRRWKTPTFSNLVDNKIPEVTIQGRSLNCEVGIKNRFYGEDGEQCGVEQLALQYYSGEGGGWQGIHTESSIWLTIFGLLMWDILFSDVPGVFQTRFQTAPLDLETESFYLTRKETIESQLEKVANGMAEEILIISYETQRGTACRGVAWERFSLEELRAAVACVGGMCIASLCRHLAQDYRSWCSGMPDLLVWRFKENGYEGEAKLVEVKSEKDRLSEQQRAWLLLLMDSGFNVEICKVRPASLIKT; this is translated from the exons ATGCTCACCGGACGGGAGAGTTTGCTCCGGTTGATTGGAAAGCGCCGGCGATTTCTCCCCAATCGCCACCTTCTTCTCTCCGCTCATACTCCG AATTCGTTAAATCTCGAGTTCAACGACTATGGCAATCTTGTCTCATTAGCCGGAGATGATTGTCGTTTATCAGAGGATCCGACTTCTTCAGATGACCCGAGTAAATTCTCTG ATGATTTGAGTTTATCCACGAGGAAGAAACGGAGATTAACTCAGACCACTCTTCTTCAGTCAAGTTTCTTGTCAGTGCCAAAACAATTAGAAGATGGTCTTGTAATTTGTACTCAGCAGAAATCGATACTCGATTCTGAAACTTTTGAATTCAGTTTGGTGCAAAGAAGTGAGCCTAGTGAGTCTATTTGCTGCAAGGTTGAAGATGGTTCATGTTCTCCAAGTAGGGAGGAGAGTTTGAAAACTGTGACTTTAGATGAAGACAATGGTGAGGCTATTGAAACCTTTATAGTTGGTAGGAAGTTCAGTGATGTTCAGGATTTAGAAATTGGGGgtgacatttttcttttgagacATCCTGAGAATGTCAAAGATCGAAACGCTAtaaag GTTATTTCTGGAGACTCTGAAATGCTTGGGTATCTACCTAAAGATATATCCCAGTGCTTGTCCCCGCTGATCGATGACTATGACCTTAAGTTTGAG GGAACGATAACATCTGTTCCGAAGAAATCTTCTGAAGCTGTTCTGATCAAGGTTGTTTGTCACAAGATGAGATCTGATGGTTGGAAGGAATGTGAATTGTATGGAGATTTTAAACCTCTTTGGGAGAAAGTTCTTCAGGTTGTTGAGCATCAGATGCAATTTCCGCCTAAAACAACAAGATATCAGTTGAACTTCAACGTATTACTACAAGAAGTTCTAAGAAGCTGCTCTCACTTATTCACAGCCGATGAAAAGGCATTCTTGG AATCTTTCCCCACACTTTCAGAGGATAGCCAGAGACTTTTCATCCGGCTTTACACACGAAAAG GACCTTGGTTTAGGCTATCAAATATATCATACCCTGAGGTGACTGATTCTCTTCAAGCCCTGAAGGATCTGACAG TCAGGGGATTTATGAGTTCAGTGAAGGACGCAAATGAACTCGATAACCAAAAGATGAAGGAAATCACAGAGTTGCTTAACGTCACTGAACTTCGTGATATCTTATCTATGAACAAG GTGTTCAGTCGCAcctcaagaaagagagacctTATtaattctctttgttcttgttaCAATGATGGAACGAG aaTAAATCTAGCAACAGTAATTCTAGAAAGAACAGGACTATGTGCTAAGGTATCAAGTACAGCAGAATCTCTCATATGGCGCGTTGAG AGGCTTTTCTTCCTCAATGGGGAGCAAGATCTATCGTCTTTTGTTCTGCTGGATCTTGGTATTATCAAATACCCAACTTACAAATGCATTGACTCAGAGCAAATATTCTCGAATCGGACCAAGCTTTTAGCATATGAAGAG GCCATTGAAGTGGCTCAGTTGATGGATGAGTCTCTTGACAATGAGGATCCTCAGACAGTGTTGAAATGCATTATAATTGCTGAAACCCGCATATCCAGTTCCTCTTTGGATTCTGCTCACGCTGCTGCATTTAATCGCTTTACAGCTCCATGGGTTAACTCAAAGGTGGTTCTCTTAGgagtttccttttttgagAACCAGAAGAG gTACAACCGAGCAGTTTATCTACTGAGGCGATTGCTCAGCTGTTTTAATTGTGATGGGAGACGAGGATACTGGACAGTCAGGTTATCAACGGATTTGGAGCACATGGGACGTCCAAATGAGAGTCTTACAGTTGCAGAGCAGGGACTATTGGATCCTTGGGTGCGTGCTGGTTCAAGGGTAGCTTTGCAAAGGCGGATTCTTCGTTTGGCAAAACCTCCAAGACGCTGGAAAACTCCCACTTTTTCAAATCTCGTCGACAACAAGATCCCCGAG GTTACTATTCAAGGGAGATCACTGAACTGTGAAGTTGGCATAAAAAATAGGTTTTatggagaagatggagaaCAATGTGGAGTGGAGCAGCTCGCATTGCAGTATTACAgtggagaaggaggaggatgGCAAGGAATTCATACAGAGAGTAGTATCTGGTTAACGATTTTCGGGCTTCTCATGTGGGATATTCTATTTTCCGATGTCCCTGGCGTTTTCCAAACCCGATTCCAG ACTGCTCCACTGGACTTAGAGACTGAATCCTTCTATCTAACCAGGAAGGAAACAATAGAATCTCAGCTCGAAAAAGTCGCAAATGGAATGGCTGAAGAAATACTAATCATATCATATGAAACACAACGTGGAACAGCGTGCAGAGGAGTGGCTTGGGAGCGGTTTTCGTTAGAGGAACTGAGAGCAGCAGTGGCTTGTGTTGGAGGTATGTGTATAGCATCGCTGTGCCGGCATTTAGCTCAAGACTATAGGAGCTGGTGCAGTGGAATGCCTGATCTACTGGTATGGCGGTTCAAGGAGAATGGTTATGAAGGTGAAGCTAAGCTTGTGGAAGTGAAATCAGAGAAAGATAGGTTATCAGAACAGCAAAGAGCTTGGCTTCTACTTCTAATGGATTCAGGCTTTAATGTTGAGATTTGCAAAGTAAGACCTGcttctttaattaaaacttaa
- a CDS encoding SsrA-binding protein (unknown protein; BEST Arabidopsis thaliana protein match is: unknown protein (TAIR:AT3G17580.1); Has 40 Blast hits to 40 proteins in 11 species: Archae - 0; Bacteria - 0; Metazoa - 0; Fungi - 0; Plants - 40; Viruses - 0; Other Eukaryotes - 0 (source: NCBI BLink).), which produces MASWKKTIATPFKKAATFFNQPQQTNRHANAKAREEHEKRTVQELQGDVMACGYEDVLVMWSILDKSNSSNNLSS; this is translated from the coding sequence ATGGCTTCATGGAAGAAAACAATCGCAACACCATTCAAGAAAGCGGCAACGTTCTTTAACCAACCGCAGCAAACGAACCGCCACGCAAACGCAAAGGCGAGAGAAGAACATGAGAAACGAACGGTACAGGAGCTTCAAGGTGATGTCATGGCTTGTGGTTATGAAGATGTCCTCGTCATGTGGTCAATTCTTGACAAGTCAAACTCTTCAAACAACCTCTCTTCTTGA
- a CDS encoding zinc ion binding/nucleic acid binding/hydrolase (zinc ion binding;nucleic acid binding;hydrolases, acting on acid anhydrides, in phosphorus-containing anhydrides; FUNCTIONS IN: hydrolase activity, acting on acid anhydrides, in phosphorus-containing anhydrides, zinc ion binding, nucleic acid binding; INVOLVED IN: biological_process unknown; LOCATED IN: mitochondrion; EXPRESSED IN: 24 plant structures; EXPRESSED DURING: 15 growth stages; CONTAINS InterPro DOMAIN/s: HIP116, Rad5p N-terminal (InterPro:IPR014905); Has 30201 Blast hits to 17322 proteins in 780 species: Archae - 12; Bacteria - 1396; Metazoa - 17338; Fungi - 3422; Plants - 5037; Viruses - 0; Other Eukaryotes - 2996 (source: NCBI BLink).), translating into MLTGRESLLRLIGKRRRFLPNRHLLLSAHTPNSLNLEFNDYGNLVSLAGDDCRLSEDPTSSDDPSKFSDDLSLSTRKKRRLTQTTLLQSSFLSVPKQLEDGLVICTQQKSILDSETFEFSLVQRSEPSESICCKVEDGSCSPSREESLKTVTLDEDNGEAIETFIVGRKFSDVQDLEIGGDIFLLRHPENVKDRNAIKVISGDSEMLGYLPKDISQCLSPLIDDYDLKFEGTITSVPKKSSEAVLIKVVCHKMRSDGWKECELYGDFKPLWEKVLQVVEHQMQFPPKTTRYQLNFNVLLQEVLRSCSHLFTADEKAFLESFPTLSEDSQRLFIRLYTRKGPWFRLSNISYPEVTDSLQALKDLTVRGFMSSVKDANELDNQKMKEITELLNVTELRDILSMNKVFSRTSRKRDLINSLCSCYNDGTRINLATVILERTGLCAKVSSTAESLIWRVERLFFLNGEQDLSSFVLLDLGIIKYPTYKCIDSEQIFSNRTKLLAYEELHGLTQRWFS; encoded by the exons ATGCTCACCGGACGGGAGAGTTTGCTCCGGTTGATTGGAAAGCGCCGGCGATTTCTCCCCAATCGCCACCTTCTTCTCTCCGCTCATACTCCG AATTCGTTAAATCTCGAGTTCAACGACTATGGCAATCTTGTCTCATTAGCCGGAGATGATTGTCGTTTATCAGAGGATCCGACTTCTTCAGATGACCCGAGTAAATTCTCTG ATGATTTGAGTTTATCCACGAGGAAGAAACGGAGATTAACTCAGACCACTCTTCTTCAGTCAAGTTTCTTGTCAGTGCCAAAACAATTAGAAGATGGTCTTGTAATTTGTACTCAGCAGAAATCGATACTCGATTCTGAAACTTTTGAATTCAGTTTGGTGCAAAGAAGTGAGCCTAGTGAGTCTATTTGCTGCAAGGTTGAAGATGGTTCATGTTCTCCAAGTAGGGAGGAGAGTTTGAAAACTGTGACTTTAGATGAAGACAATGGTGAGGCTATTGAAACCTTTATAGTTGGTAGGAAGTTCAGTGATGTTCAGGATTTAGAAATTGGGGgtgacatttttcttttgagacATCCTGAGAATGTCAAAGATCGAAACGCTAtaaag GTTATTTCTGGAGACTCTGAAATGCTTGGGTATCTACCTAAAGATATATCCCAGTGCTTGTCCCCGCTGATCGATGACTATGACCTTAAGTTTGAG GGAACGATAACATCTGTTCCGAAGAAATCTTCTGAAGCTGTTCTGATCAAGGTTGTTTGTCACAAGATGAGATCTGATGGTTGGAAGGAATGTGAATTGTATGGAGATTTTAAACCTCTTTGGGAGAAAGTTCTTCAGGTTGTTGAGCATCAGATGCAATTTCCGCCTAAAACAACAAGATATCAGTTGAACTTCAACGTATTACTACAAGAAGTTCTAAGAAGCTGCTCTCACTTATTCACAGCCGATGAAAAGGCATTCTTGG AATCTTTCCCCACACTTTCAGAGGATAGCCAGAGACTTTTCATCCGGCTTTACACACGAAAAG GACCTTGGTTTAGGCTATCAAATATATCATACCCTGAGGTGACTGATTCTCTTCAAGCCCTGAAGGATCTGACAG TCAGGGGATTTATGAGTTCAGTGAAGGACGCAAATGAACTCGATAACCAAAAGATGAAGGAAATCACAGAGTTGCTTAACGTCACTGAACTTCGTGATATCTTATCTATGAACAAG GTGTTCAGTCGCAcctcaagaaagagagacctTATtaattctctttgttcttgttaCAATGATGGAACGAG aaTAAATCTAGCAACAGTAATTCTAGAAAGAACAGGACTATGTGCTAAGGTATCAAGTACAGCAGAATCTCTCATATGGCGCGTTGAG AGGCTTTTCTTCCTCAATGGGGAGCAAGATCTATCGTCTTTTGTTCTGCTGGATCTTGGTATTATCAAATACCCAACTTACAAATGCATTGACTCAGAGCAAATATTCTCGAATCGGACCAAGCTTTTAGCATATGAAGAG CTCCATGGGTTAACTCAAAGGTGGTTCTCTTAG
- the EMB3105 gene encoding Ribosomal L18p/L5e family protein (Ribosomal L18p/L5e family protein; FUNCTIONS IN: structural constituent of ribosome; INVOLVED IN: translation, ribosome biogenesis; LOCATED IN: ribosome, chloroplast, chloroplast envelope; EXPRESSED IN: 22 plant structures; EXPRESSED DURING: 13 growth stages; CONTAINS InterPro DOMAIN/s: Ribosomal protein L18/L5 (InterPro:IPR005484), Ribosomal protein L18, bacterial (InterPro:IPR004389); BEST Arabidopsis thaliana protein match is: Ribosomal L18p/L5e family protein (TAIR:AT1G14205.1); Has 7344 Blast hits to 7344 proteins in 2490 species: Archae - 0; Bacteria - 5225; Metazoa - 1; Fungi - 0; Plants - 115; Viruses - 0; Other Eukaryotes - 2003 (source: NCBI BLink).) — MTSVSGCGSVSLITNRSAFLGNGLQHRAVFLKPWSSSSLQSRSMVVEAKTKTSSEDRIARHSRIRKKVNGTTERPRLCVFRSNKHLYVQVIDDTKMHTLASASTKQKPISEEFDYTSGPTIEVAKKVGEVIAKSCLEKGITKVAFDRGGYPYHGRIEALAAAAREHGLQF, encoded by the exons ATGACGAGCGTGAGTGGGTGTGGTTCAGTGAGTCTGATAACTAACCGCAGTGCGTTCTTGGGAAACGGACTTCAACACCGTGCCGTTTTCCTTAAACCATGGTCGTCTTCTTCGCTTCAGTCTCGGTCCATGGTTGTCgaagccaaaaccaaaaccagcAGCGAAGACAGAATCGCCCGCCACTCTCGTATCCGTAAGAAG GTTAATGGTACAACGGAGAGGCCAAGGCTATGTGTTTTCCGATCAAACAAGCATCTTTATGTTCAAGTGATTGATGATACCAAGATGCACACCTTAGCTTCAGCTTCCACTAAGCAGAAACCAATCTCTGAAGAGTTCGACTACACCTCTGGACCAACCATT GAGGTAGCGAAGAAAGTTGGGGAAGTGATAGCAAAATCTTGCTTGGAGAAAGGTATCACAAAGGTAGCCTTTGACCGTGGTGGTTACCCTTACCATGGACGTATTGAGGCTCTTGCTGCTGCAGCACGTGAACACGGTCTTCAGTTTTAA
- a CDS encoding uncharacterized protein (Expressed protein; BEST Arabidopsis thaliana protein match is: unknown protein (TAIR:AT3G05858.1); Has 35333 Blast hits to 34131 proteins in 2444 species: Archae - 798; Bacteria - 22429; Metazoa - 974; Fungi - 991; Plants - 531; Viruses - 0; Other Eukaryotes - 9610 (source: NCBI BLink).), translating into MKMGGHGRRRKSSSSFSVVKSLFARCSKEKDNWNEERMINVRPRIMTTDDDGCSWTIAEPCIDRRATAFIAKFHETPIQDTE; encoded by the coding sequence ATGAAAATGGGAGGTCAcgggaggaggaggaaatcatcatcatctttttctGTAGTAAAATCGTTGTTTGCGCGTTGTTCGAAGGAAAAAGACAATTGGAACGAAGAGAGAATGATCAATGTTAGACCAAGAATCATGACCACCGACGATGATGGATGTTCTTGGACGATTGCTGAGCCTTGTATTGATAGGAGAGCCACGGCTTTTATTGCTAAGTTTCACGAAACTCCAATACAAGATACTGAATAG